From Leishmania mexicana MHOM/GT/2001/U1103 complete genome, chromosome 21, a single genomic window includes:
- a CDS encoding putative PIWI-like protein 1 yields the protein MWSLLRSSPVVAPSVLAAAAAERQRRYSVCGISRGTTVIHVSLRHYHGYSDGQRTPHGQRSASSAPATDSRGRRDYVPVRSSSAPPQHHPSQDGQLQQCRGQQQRGTSLAAAEAASTGLATACSTFWSQSVKHVSAATLKRQHAFERAQDKKSRFLVRRSIRDDGAISNLFPLNFCVADASHSDSHRGAPPTGTHFYIYEVYVTRLAAPQRGGSAARGSPSPPGAGARGKDRAGAAATATAIGGVQAGGLASVERRVSPGRAWRAVERFLRHKYAGAAAALLPPLVQLSSKVYAAAPLPADALVLPRAYFDIGWQTAVLRLQRRCHFTELPPSELQMLLNKIVPEVARTSHREQRQKVGATPAFLEVVREKTGKLVCTTQGVSAGGLRLYQGALVQAIFVDSSAALDPNAADTREDQVAGETHTCSLASAKTGASSGAKSPIDAGACPIATRHLGDTPVGLTDTAAAVHFQVVAFLRPFAYRGTHAESYRIRDASGVYLASLWAPAQPRSLTVGAVYAAAPVRIREFAERGNARLIEFLDDTTLTLLSARTATPSASLSSGTAMAQSFSPRSGSGNGGATPKASRLPGQLSLKIDTKGTIASEVSLWEEVLQHFGHGPYDEAAQQRIRKSVQGIPVVISYSLRQSIVRDVRFDGDALLAAVSHTHDLAAAKEGRGQSVGAGAPHSSSPNDDAVADNRAREGLSAPMLCVREPRLLPLMPHLDSQQPCAILVDHTIVPLQVLHCCFDPRMRSWQDIGVSALSLMPQQRAALLESVRALLANGLQRWGIDLSANPYRTKALSLLPAPMKCVVPQRRPVTGFANPAVVAFPTTIVVIGVTGPRCTAEQSRRISLTAQHLAHYFRTRFVATLADESTAVQYVHEQLMCTPAAVAAPTGQPTASLRDPNASVILITNEVDTRATRWLKVECMCRGAHFIAIPASSNPRKLNLVGAQLRLRIATQFELNPLRGVDLRKELPVLGHRHVLIIGVDSCHTNTHSVGTIVGILSTPTENKLLPYFWRHDARGRETQHVAKHFRGILAGAVALSGRVDEVVVFQDGDIFSELVGVKEELTTQVPNCGLTFMCLHKRCNVRFMHASPGQGGSMATRSQASDAASASDDVEKADRDTNDLREDNSLHNLVKGVVIPALAPVPLDHQLAANSFYLQAHESSMSTARIVQYTVHHVSPSLDVTDVQQIANIMANVLAPQATKLPMSTRCAHRLADQAERLLDAVPQLTADMIPQPLCNRLWFL from the coding sequence ATGTGGTCACTGCTCCGCTCCAGCCCCGTCGTTGCCCCCTCCGTAttggcagcagccgctgcagagcGTCAGCGCCGATACTCCGTCTGTGGCATCTCTCGAGGCACCACTGTGATTCACGTTTCCCTCCGCCACTACCACGGCTACTCCGACGGGCAGCGCACACCGCATGGGCAGCGAagcgcctcctctgcgccTGCCACCGACAGCAGGGGTCGTCGGGATTATGTCCCGGTGCgttcgtcgtccgcgcctCCGCAGCACCATCCCTCGCAGGatgggcagctgcagcagtgtcgcggccagcagcagagaggTACGTCACTTgcggcggccgaggcggcctCCACCGGCCTGGCCACAGCCTGCTCTACCTTCTGGTCGCAGTCCGTGAAACATGTGTCGGCCGCTACACtgaagcggcagcacgcgTTCGAGCGCGCACAGGACAAGAAGTCGCGGTTCCTCGTCCGCCGCAGCATCCGCGATGATGGCGCCATATCTAACCTCTTTCCTCTCAACTTTTGTGTCGCGGATGCGTCGCACTCAGAcagccaccgcggcgcaccACCGACGGGCACGCACTTTTACATCTACGAGGTGTACGTGAcgcggctggcggcgccacagcggggaggcagcgctgcgagAGGCTCCCCTTCGCCTCCTGGTGCGGGGGCACGCGGCAAGGACagagccggtgccgccgctaccgcgacggcgattggcggcgtgcaggcggGTGGACTGGCGTCGGTGGAGCGGCGTGTTTCGCCTGGACGCGCGTGGAGAGCGGTGGAGCGGTTTCTGCGCCACAAATACGCCggggcagccgcggcgtTACTGCCGCCGTTGGTGCAGCTGAGTAGCAAGGTGTATGCTGCGGCCCCCCTCCCAGCCGACGCACTAGTGCTACCGAGAGCATACTTCGATATCGGCTGGCAGACGGCGGTGCtacgcctgcagcgccggtgccactTTACTGAACTGCCACCGAGCGAGCTACAGATGCTGCTGAACAAGATCGTTCCCGAGGTGGCGCGTACATCTCACCGCGAACAGCGGCAGAAGGTAGGCGCCACACCAGCCTTCCTCGAGGTGGTGCGGGAGAAGACCGGCAAGCTGGTGTGCACGACGCAGGGCGTGTCAGCTGGCGGGTTGCGGCTGTATCAAggtgcgctggtgcaggCCATCTTTGTGGACAGCTCGGCTGCGCTCGACCCCAACGCGGCAGACACGAGGGAGGATCAGGTGGCGggagaaacacacacatgcagccTTGCGTCAGCTAAGACAGGTGCAAGTAGCGGCGCCAAATCCCCTATTGACGCGGGCGCCTGTCCCATCGCCACTCGCCACCTCGGCGACACCCCGGTGGGCCTTAccgacaccgccgcggcggtgcactTCCAGGTGGTCGCATTCCTCCGCCCCTTTGCCTATCGGGGCACTCACGCCGAGAGTTACCGGATCCGCGACGCCTCAGGCGTGTACTTGGCCTCCCTCTGGGCCCCCGCACAACCACGCTCGCTGACCGTCGGCGCGGTCTACGCAGCTGCCCCAGTGCGCATCCGCGAATTTGCGGAGCGCGGCAATGCCCGGCTCATCGAATTCCTCGATGACAccaccctcaccctcctctcTGCCCGCACCGCCACACCATCAGCcagcctcagcagcggcactgccATGGCGCAGTCCTTCTCgccacgcagcggcagcggtaacggcggcgccacaccGAAGGCGAGTCGTCTCCCAGGTCAGCTGAGCCTGAAGATCGACACAAAGGGCACGATCGCGTCGGAGGTGTCACTGTGGgaagaggtgctgcagcacttTGGCCACGGCCCGTACGACGAGGCGgcccagcagcgcatccgcaAGTCCGTTCAAGGCATCCCTGTCGTCATCTCCTACTCGCTGCGTCAGAGCATCGTGCGCGACGTCCGcttcgacggcgacgcgctgctggctgCCGTCTCTCATACGCAcgacctcgccgccgccaaggaggGCAGGGGGCAATCGGTaggcgcaggtgcgccacactcttcttctcccaacgacgacgccgtggcAGACAACCGGGCACGTGAGGGCTTGAGTGCGCCGATGCTGTGCGTACGAGAGCCGCGCCTTCTGCCACTGATGCCGCACCTCGactcgcagcagccgtgTGCCATTCTTGTTGATCACACCattgtgccgctgcaggtcTTGCACTGCTGCTTCGATCCTCGCATGCGTAGCTGGCAGGACATCGGTGTTTCCGCGCTGTCTCTCAtgccacagcagcgcgcagcgctgctggagtCGGTTCGCGCGCTGCTCGCGAACGGCCTGCAGCGGTGGGGCATTGATCTGTCGGCCAACCCCTATCGGACCAAggcgctctctctcctgccgGCCCCCATGAAGTGTGTCgtgccgcagcgacgacCGGTCACCGGGTTCGCAAATCCAGCCGTCGTGGCCTTTCCTACCaccatcgtcgtcatcggcGTCACCGGACCACGATGCACGGCGGAGCAGTCGCGGCGCATCAGCCTCACCGCTCAGCACCTGGCGCACTACTTTCGCACAAGATTCGTGGCAACCCTAGCGGACGAAAGCACTGCCGTCCAGTATGTGCACGAGCAGCTCATGTGCACGCcggctgccgttgctgccccGACCGGCCAGCCGACCGCCTCGCTGAGGGACCCAAATGCGTCCGTGATCCTCATCACCAACGAAGTCGACACACGCGCGACTCGGTGGCTCAAAGTGGAGTGCATGTGCCGCGGGGCGCACTTTATCGCCATTCCCGCGTCGTCGAACCCGAGGAAACTCAACCTCGtcggcgcgcagctgcggctgcgtaTCGCGACTCAGTTCGAGCTAAACCCGCTACGCGGCGTCGACCTGCGCAAGGAGCTGCCCGTGCTGGGCCACCGTCACGTGCTGATCATCGGGGTGGACTCGTGCCACACGAATACACACAGCGTCGGCACGATCGTCGGCATCCTCAGCACGCCCACGGAGAACAAACTGCTGCCTTACTTTTGGCGGCACGATGCACGCGGGCGCGAGACGCAGCACGTCGCAAAGCATTTCCGCGGTATTTTGGCGGGAGCCGTGGCGCTGTCCGGCAGGGTGGACGAGGTGGTGGTCTTCCAAGATGGCGACATCTTTAGCGAGCTGGTTGGGGTCAAGGAGGAGCTCACGACACAGGTGCCCAACTGCGGCCTTACCTTCATGTGCTTGCACAAGCGTTGCAACGTGCGCTTCATGCACGCCTCGCCAGGGCAAGGCGGCAGCATGGCGACGCGCAGTCAAGCTTCCGATGCTGCAAGCGCAAGCGACGATGTCGAGAAGGCTGACCGGGACACGAACGACCTCCGTGAGGACAACAGCCTTCACAATCTTGTGAAGGGAGTTGTTATCCCCGCTCTGGCGCCAGTGCCGTTGGACCATCAACTTGCCGCCAACTCCTTTTACCTGCAAGCGCACGAGTCGTCCATGTCGACGGCGCGGATCGTGCAGTACACGGTCCACCACGTAAGTCCTTCCCTCGACGTAACAGATGTGCAGCAGATCGCCAACATCATGGCCAAtgtgctggcgccgcaggCGACAAAGCTGCCTATGTCCACCCGATGTGCGCACCGGCTGGCTGATCAAGCGGAGCGCCTGCTCGACGCAGTGCCGCAGCTCACGGCGGACATGATTCCGCAGCCACTGTGCAACCGCCTGTGGTTCCTCTAG
- a CDS encoding ferredoxin NADP+ reductase-like protein translates to MLFGSQTLHRRASAQALATRGALNTAVSWTSTRTLALSASLRWCSSTSSSSSNTARCEGSADGENASSANTSAPNSSTAGTAAPKRRVQIAVVGSGPSGCFVASHLVKKHLDLHVDIFERLPVPFGLCRYGVSPDHPDVKNVEKQFMDLFQSGRVTWVGNVSIGKEIPLQALLAHYAAVVFATGADGSKQLRIPGEDLGGVIPARSFVEFYNTFPFPYGSPHFCPFDLERTKRVVVIGNGNVAMDVVRVLGGSYKYFSPTDMNCVSIKELMKNQVEHISVVARRGVEHSAFATAEFREITKYQEDHVKVEVDHFDLGAAVAAMPAGKVMRAHKRMMELVHQYALTSEEAAAEAVQLATDAQGVPLPSAIAASAAASPAEPPATTTASEYGMSRPQRGIRGPCCLRFRYNLTPIAILPSRHRKNYIGGVLFKKTRAEAPRKAAEDEGEYCVVPCDLVMTSIGYRSDSIPGVPFDDRAGVIDNEKGRVKGMPRVYCAGWAKNGAKGIILHSVVDAQETAATILADMEAGVIPTEPTAQPEEAEGTAAAVGSSSSNAAEAEPVEVVSFEHGNSTPHRQAAGAATTTMYGKYGLVDYFVTKKLQPVSIAGLQRILHVEHQRGVDLGKKAEKISTVRDMLDVALGGDVGKKADERIRGITPARSDAMLYLKELLDDDTDLRAFARQVARDVPHKLAQQHPLGTIAPGQL, encoded by the coding sequence ATGCTTTTCGGATCCCAGACGCTGCACCGACGTGCGTCTGCCCAGGCTCTCGCGACAAGGGGCGCACTGAACACGGCAGTCTCATGGACATCGACCCGCACCCTTGCCTTGTCTGCCTCCCTGCGGTGGTGTAGTAgtacgagcagcagcagtagcaaTACAGCGCGTTGCGAGGGCAGCGCGGACGGCGAGAACGCCTCCTCGGCGAACACATCGGCGCCCAACTCCTCTACAGCGGGGACGGCCGCACCCAAGCGTCGAGTGCAGATAGCGGTGGTGGGCAGTGGGCCCAGCGGCTGTTTCGTTGCCAGCCACCTTGTCAAGAAGCACCTCGACCTGCACGTGGACATCTTTGAGCGGCTGCCAGTGCCGTTTGGTCTATGCCGCTACGGCGTGTCGCCAGATCACCCGGACGTGAAAAACGTGGAGAAGCAATTCATGGATCTCTTCCAGAGCGGGCGCGTGACGTGGGTCGGGAACGTGTCCATTGGGAAGGAGATcccgctgcaggcgctgctggcgcactacgcggcggtggtgttcgCGACGGGCGCGGACGGGTCAAAGCAGCTACGTATCCCGGGCGAGGACCTCGGCGGCGTCATCCCCGCCCGGAGCTTTGTGGAGTTCTACAACACCTTCCCGTTTCCGTACGGCTCGCCGCACTTCTGCCCCTTCGATCTTGAACGCACAaagcgcgtcgtcgtcatcgggAACGGCAACGTGGCGATGGACGTGGTGCGGGTGCTCGGTGGGTCGTACAAGTACTTCTCTCCAACCGACATGAACTGTGTTTCCATCAAGGAGCTCATGAAGAATCAGGTGGAGCACATCAGCGTGGTGGCCCGCCGCGGCGTTGAGCACTCCGCgttcgccaccgccgagtTCCGCGAGATCACCAAGTATCAGGAAGACCATGTGAAAGTCGAGGTGGACCACTTCGACctcggcgcagcggtggcggcaatgCCGGCCGGCAAGGTCATGCGTGCGCACAAGCGCATGATGGAGCTCGTGCATCAATATGCGCTGACCAGCGAAGAAGCGGCCGCCGAAGCGGTGCAGTTGGCAACGGATGCGCAGGGCGTGCCACTTCCGAGCGCCATCGCGgcgagcgctgccgcctcgcctGCAGAGCCGCCTGCAACGACGACAGCATCGGAATACGGAATGAGTCGCCCACAACGCGGCATCCGGGGGCCGTGCTGCCTTCGCTTCCGATACAACCTCACCCCGATCGCCATCCTGcccagccgccaccgcaagAACTACATTGGCGGGGTTCTCTTCAAGAAGACGCGTGCCGAGGCACCGCGCAAGGCAGCAGAAGACGAGGGCGAGTACTGCGTCGTGCCATGCGACCTCGTCATGACCTCCATCGGCTACCGCTCTGACAGCATCCCCGGCGTCCCGTTCGACGACCGCGCCGGTGTCATCGACAATGAGAAGGGGCGCGTGAAGGGTATGCCGCGTGTGTACTGCGCCGGCTGGGCCAAGAATGGTGCCAAGGGCATCATCCTCCACTCCGTCGTCGATGCGCAGGAGACGGCAGCGACCATTCTGGCGGACATGGAGGCAGGCGTCATCCCGACAGAGCCGACAGCGCAgccggaggaggccgagggaaccgcagcggcggtcgGGTCCTCGTCATCCAACGCGGCCGAAGCCGAgccggtggaggtggtgtcCTTTGAACACGGCAACTCCACGCCTCACCGACAGGCGGCCGGTGCTGCCACCACAACGATGTACGGCAAGTACGGTCTCGTCGACTACTTCGTCACCAAAAAGCTTCAGCCTGTGTCCATTGCGGGCCTGCAGCGCATCTTGCACGTGGAGCACCAACGTGGTGTCGACCTCGGcaagaaggcggagaagatCAGCACGGTGCGCGACATGCTCGACGTGGCCCTCGGTGGTGACGTAGGCAAGAAGGCTGACGAGCGTATTCGCGGGATCACCCCCGCCCGCTCTGACGCGATGCTGTACCTGAAGGAGCTGCTCGACGACGATACGGACTTGAGGGCGTTTGCTCGCCAGGTTGCGCGGGATGTGCCACACAAGCTTGCCCAGCAACATCCGCTTGGCACCATCGCACCTGGACAGCTGTAG
- a CDS encoding cysteine peptidase, Clan CA, family C19,putative, giving the protein MDTVGSSVPRYVDAKSMVYTLPCFTPDRSLSSPTSGGAGPRSQPIAIQMSISQQLPMISSSSDFRACAPSSPLSPSRRRFAANLSSTLEIPTYNTTTSTVVEDLSCSSPVLKSYRQHSFSQPRWDACLADSPKSPGMSIHGCASLSAGASEAPVAMSPATSFSSGAGSSSHSTAIHTKFLEITGHPLGLENYGNTCYCNSVIQLIYHCAPLRLRLLELHHVYLTKKGKSGFEEGTVLFHLCSLIGAMHKSNNRTKDKYQREKIVPKDLLNCVRAKNEVFNNDMQQDAHEFTMFLLNDIWDTEQRIMADPANVNLFLKHEASMKKKGSLPFSWKHSKDKHISSHKENKLDKTTSAAATNSDAGTSGGKAVDAQQHFSRELTPLQVILQGQFGSLTACLECENVTARDEVFMDLSLETAQGTSLLRCLDHFGDPEYFWGTNKLRCEECKMPVRAAKTIHVQQLPQYALLIHLKRFQYDVKKQTFTKKADHVALPMQMDVEEYLTDPEVIEQNLRNKQARSQKNSGVDAGSSTGGHDNSGSGQKNGANTTSSLDTFKPASEEVRRKLRGVARHKARFELTGFVAHIGEGPNSGHYFTCVRYGPQLWRRFDDETVSTMAERDVKQYFGVPSDAVGVVTTTAYILLYERVA; this is encoded by the coding sequence ATGGACACCGTCGGCTCGTCAGTGCCGCGCTACGTGGATGCAAAGAGTATGGTGTACACCCTTCCCTGCTTTACCCCGGACAGGTCGCTGAGCAGCCcgacgagcggcggcgctggtccACGGAGCCAACCGATCGCGATACAGATGTCTATCTCACAGCAGCTGCCGATGATATCCTCCAGCAGTGACTtccgcgcatgcgcaccatcctcgccgctctccccATCCCGCCGGCGTTTCGCTGCGAATCTGTCGAGCACACTCGAGATCCCGACGTACAACACGaccacctccaccgtcgTGGAGGATCTGTCCTGCAGCTCGCCAGTGCTCAAGTCGTACCGGCAGCACTCCTTCTCCCAACCGAGGTGGGATGCGTGTCTGGCCGACTCCCCCAAATCCCCAGGCATGAGCATCCACGGCTGCGCATCCCTCAGCGCCGGAGCCTCCGAGGCACCGGTGGCGATGAGCCCGGCCACCTCGTTCTCGTCTGGGGCTGGCAGCAGCTCGCACAGCACGGCGATCCACACAAAGTTCCTCGAGATAACCGGGCACCCGCTGGGCTTGGAGAACTACGGCAACACCTGCTACTGCAACTCTGTCATCCAGCTGATCTACCACTGCGCCccactgcggctgcggctgctcgagCTGCACCACGTCTACCTCACCAAGAAGGGCAAGTCCGGCTTCGAGGAGGGCACGGTGCTCTTCCACCTCTGCAGTCTCATCGGCGCTATGCACAAGTCGAACAACCGCACCAAGGACAAGTACCAGCGCGAGAAGATCGTCCCAAAGGACCTGCTAAACTGCGTGCGCGCCAAGAACGAGGTCTTCAACAACGACATGCAGCAAGACGCGCACGAGTTCACCATGTTTCTGCTGAATGACATCTGGGACACGGAGCAGCGCATCATGGCCGACCCCGCCAACGTGAACCTCTTCCTCAAGCACGAGGCGTCCATGAAGAAGAAGGGGTCGTTGCCCTTCTCCTGGAAGCACAGCAAGGATAAGCACATCAGCAGTCACAAGGAAAACAAGCTTGACAAGACAacctcggcagcggccaccaacagcgacgccggcacGAGCGGGGGCAAGGCGGTGGATGCACAGCAGCACTTCAGCAGGGAGCTCACCCCTCTCCAGGTAATCCTGCAAGGCCAGTTTGGCTCCCTCACCGCCTGCCTCGAGTGCGAGAACGTGACCGCCCGAGATGAGGTCTTCATGGACCTCAGCCTCGAGACGGCACAGGGCACGTCCCTGCTCCGCTGTCTCGACCACTTCGGCGACCCCGAGTACTTCTGGGGGACGAACAAGCTGCGCTGCGAGGAGTGCAAGATGCCGGTGCGCGCCGCCAAGACGATccacgtgcagcagctgccgcagtaTGCGCTCCTTATCCACCTGAAGCGCTTCCAGTACGACGTGAAGAAGCAGACCTTCACCAAGAAGGCAGATCACGTCGCACTGCCGATGCAGATGGACGTGGAGGAGTACCTGACGGACCCAGAGGTGATCGAGCAGAACCTGCGCAACAAGCAGGCGCGCTCGCAGAAGAACAGCGGCGTTGAcgcgggcagcagcaccggcgggcacgacaacagcggcagcggacaGAAAAACGGGGCGAACACCACTTCGTCGCTCGACACATTCAAGCCGGCgtcggaggaggtgcgccgcaAGCTTCGTGGCGTCGCCCGCCACAAGGCGCGCTTCGAGCTGACAGGCTTTGTCGCCCACATTGGCGAGGGACCGAACTCTGGGCACTACTTCACGTGTGTCCGCTACGGTCCTcagctgtggcgccgcttcGACGACGAGACTGTGTCGACGATGGCGGAGCGAGATGTGAAGCAGTACTTTGGCGTTCCATCCGACGCTGTCGGCGTAGTCACGACGACGGCCTACATCCTGCTCTACGAGCGCGTTGCGTAG
- a CDS encoding ubiquitin-conjugating enzyme-like protein codes for MAASGGEVIGREGDPSVRRANAKQLAAGYTRKKRLLECCYLSASTFLWCSNVIACGRYFVFASDANSMQLVWVPLFIIAAMTLADFVSGLVHWGMDTWGTPDTPIFGTFIRSFREHHVDQTAMCKHDFIETNADTTLPLLPLLLIQYACVRSTNRSGNGYVVNLHVRNIGAHVFLCTFFIFVAITNEIHKWSHQAKQSRIVRKAMEIGILLSPIAHRKHHKDPFDRTYCITTGWLNPLLDSTNFWRHLESLVSSITGEIPRVNDQTLLGK; via the coding sequence ATGGCAGCCTCGGGCGGCGAGGTGATTGGCCGCGAGGGCGATCCGTCCGTGCGCAGGGCGAACGCGAAGCAGCTGGCCGCCGGCTACACCAGGAAAAagcgcctcctcgagtgCTGCTacctctccgcctccacgttCCTCTGGTGCAGCAACGTCATCGCATGCGGCCGCTACTTTGTCTTCGCGTCCGATGCGAACTCGATGCAGCTCGTATGGGTGCCGCTGTTCATCATTGCGGCCATGACGCTGGCGGACTTCGTCTCCGGTCTCGTGCACTGGGGCATGGACACGTGGGGCACCCCTGACACGCCGATCTTTGGCACCTTCATCCGCAGCTTCCGCGAGCACCACGTTGACCAGACGGCCATGTGCAAGCACGACTTCATCGAGACGAACGCCGACACGacgctgcctctcctccctctgctgcTTATCCagtacgcgtgcgtgcggtcTACAAATCGCAGTGGTAACGGCTATGTCGTCAACCTGCACGTCCGCAACATCGGCGCACACGTCTTCCTCTGCACCTTCTTCATCTTCGTGGCCATCACAAACGAAATTCACAAGTGGTCGCATCAGGCGAAGCAGTCCCGCATTGTGCGCAAGGCAATGGAGATCGGCAttctcctctcccccatTGCCCACCGCAAGCATCACAAGGACCCCTTCGACCGCACCTACTGCATCACCACGGGGTGGTTGAACCCCCTGCTCGACTCCACGAACTTCTGGCGCCACCTGGAGTCTCTGGTGTCCTCTATCACGGGCGAAATCCCGCGCGTCAACGACCAGACTCTGCTGGGGAAATAG